In a single window of the Nicotiana tomentosiformis chromosome 8, ASM39032v3, whole genome shotgun sequence genome:
- the LOC138897641 gene encoding uncharacterized protein produces the protein MRTSTGAMPYILVYGTDVVIPIEVEIPSLRVIQEAKLDEAEWIHLRKEQLMLIDEKRMDAVCHGQWYQNRMASAFNIRVKSRQFILWQLVLNKIFPHQEEAKVKFAPNWQGPYVVHRVLLAVALILAEINGRVSKKPINSDAIKRYYV, from the coding sequence ATGAGGACATCCACTGGGGCAATGCCATACATTTTGGTATATGGAACCGATGTTGTGATACCCATAGAGGTTGAGATACCATCTTTAAGAGTCATCCAAGAAGCCAAGTTAGACGAGGCAGAGTGGATACATCTCAGGaaggagcaactcatgctcattgacgagaagagaatggatgcagtatgccatggtcagtggtatcaaaataggatggccagtgcatttaacaTAAGGGTGAAGTCTCGCCAGTTTATACTATGGCAATTGGTTCTGAATAAAATATTCCCTCATCAGGAAGAAGCCAAAGTAAAGTTCGCAccgaattggcaaggtccttatgtGGTCCACCGAGTGTTGTTGGCAGTAGCTCTTATCTTGGCAGAAATAAACGGAAGAGTCAGCAAGAAGCCTATTAACTCAGATGCAATTAAAAGGTACTACGTTTGA